A genomic segment from Canis lupus baileyi chromosome 13, mCanLup2.hap1, whole genome shotgun sequence encodes:
- the LOC140602452 gene encoding protein argonaute-1 isoform X5 has protein sequence MPHRVGACARGTSSLPVPARYTPVGRSFFSPPEGYYHPLGGGREVWFGFHQSVRPAMWKMMLNIDVSATAFYKAQPVIEFMCEVLDIRNIDEQPKPLTDSQRVRFTKEIKGLKVEVTHCGQMKRKYRVCNVTRRPASHQTFPLQLESGQTVECTVAQYFKQKYNLQLKYPHLPCLQVGQEQKHTYLPLEVCNIVAGQRCIKKLTDNQTSTMIKATARSAPDRQEEISRLMKNASYNLDPYIQEFGIKVKDDMTEVTGRVLPAPILQYGGRVSRNRAIATPNQGVWDMRGKQFYNGIEIKVWAIACFAPQKQCREEVLKNFTDQLRKISKDAGMPIQGQPCFCKYAQGADSVEPMFRHLKNTYSGLQLIIVILPGKTPVYAEVKRVGDTLLGMATQCVQVKNVVKTSPQTLSNLCLKINVKLGGINNILVPHQRSAVFQQPVIFLGADVTHPPAGDGKKPSITAVVGSMDAHPSRYCATVRVQRPRQEIIEDLSYMVRELLIQFYKSTRFKPTRIIFYRDGVPEGQLPQILHYELLAIRDACIKLEKDYQPGITYIVVQKRHHTRLFCADKNERIGKSGNIPAGTTVDTNITHPFEFDFYLCSHAGIQGTSRPSHYYVLWDDNRFTADELQILTYQLCHTYVRCTRSVSIPAPAYYARLVAFRARYHLVDKEHDSGEGSHISGQSNGRDPQALAKAVQVHQDTLRTMYFA, from the exons ATGCCTCACAGGGTGGGGGCCTGTGCCCGAGGGACCAGttctctgcctgtccctgccaGGTACACCCCCGTGGGCCGCTCCTTCTTCTCACCGCCTGAGGGCTACTACCACCCGCTGGGGGGTGGGCGCGAGGTCTGGTTCGGCTTTCACCAGTCTGTGCGCCCTGCCATGTGGAAGATGATGCTCAACATTGATG TCTCAGCCACTGCCTTCTACAAGGCGCAGCCGGTGATTGAGTTCATGTGTGAGGTGCTGGACATCAGAAACATAGATGAGCAGCCTAAGCCCCTCACGGACTCTCAGCGTGTGCGTTTCACCAAGGAGATCAAAG GCCTAAAGGTGGAAGTGACCCACTGTGGACAGATGAAGAGGAAATACCGAGTGTGTAATGTTACCCGCCGCCCTGCCAGCCACCAGAC GTTTCCCTTGCAGCTGGAGAGTGGACAGACTGTGGAGTGCACAGTGGCACAGTATTTCAAGCAGAAATACAACCTTCAGCTCAAGTatccccacctgccctgcctgcAAGTTGGCCAGGAACAAAAGCATACCTACCTGCCCCTAGAG GTCTGTAACATTGTGGCTGGGCAGCGCTGCATTAAGAAGTTGACCGACAACCAGACTTCGACCATGATAAAGGCTACAGCTAGGTCGGCCCCAGACAGACAGGAGGAGATTAGCCGCCTG ATGAAGAATGCCAGCTACAACCTAGATCCCTACATCCAGGAATTTGGGATCAAAGTGAAGGATGACATGACGGAGGTGACAGGGCGAGTGCTGCCGGCGCCCATCTTGCAGTACGGCGGCCGGGTGAGCAGG AATCGGGCCATTGCCACACCTAATCAAGGTGTCTGGGACATGCGAGGGAAGCAGTTCTACAATGGGATTGAGATCAAAGTCTGGGCCATCGCCTGCTTTGCACCCCAAAAACAGTGTCGAGAAGAGGTGCTCAA GAACTTCACAGACCAGCTGCGGAAGATTTCCAAGGATGCAGGGATGCCCATCCAGGGCCAGCCTTGCTTCTGCAAATACGCACAGGGGGCAGACAGCGTGGAGCCCATGTTCCGGCATCTCAAGAACACCTACTCAGGGCTGCAGCTCATTATCGTCATCCTGCCAGGGAAGACGCCAGTGTATG CTGAAGTGAAACGTGTTGGAGATACACTTTTGGGAATGGCTACACAGTGTGTGCAAGTGAAGAATGTGGTCAAGACCTCGCCTCAGACTCTATCCAACCTCTGCCTGAAGATCAATGTCAAACTTGGTGGCATTAACAACATCCTAGTCCCACACCAGCG CTCTGCCGTCTTTCAACAGCCAGTGATATTCCTGGGAGCAGATGTTACACACCCCCCAGCAGGGGATGGGAAAAAACCTTCTATCACAGCA GTGGTAGGCAGTATGGATGCCCACCCCAGCCGTTACTGTGCTACTGTGCGGGTGCAGCGACCCCGGCAGGAGATCATTGAAGACTTATCCTACATGGTGCGTGAGCTGCTCATCCAGTTCTACAAGTCTACCCGCTTCAAGCCTACCCGCATCATCTTCTACCGAGATGGGGTTCCTGAAGGCCAGCTCCCCCAG ATCCTGCACTATGAGCTGCTGGCCATTCGTGATGCCTGCATCAAACTGGAAAAGGACTACCAGCCTGGGATCACTTACATTGTAGTGCAGAAACGCCATCATACCCGCCTTTTTTGTGCTGACAAGAATGAACGA ATTGGGAAGAGTGGTAACATCCCAGCTGGGACAACTGTGGACACCAACATCACCCACCCATTTGAGTTCGACTTCTATCTGTGCAGCCATGCAGGCATCCAG GGCACCAGCCGACCATCACATTACTATGTCCTTTGGGATGACAACCGTTTCACAGCGGATGAGCTCCAGATCTTGACGTACCAGCTGTGCCACACTTACGTACGATGCACACGCTCCGTCTCTATCCCAGCACCTGCCTACTATGCCCGCCTGGTGGCTTTCCGGGCACGATACCACCTAGTGGACAAGGAACATGACAG tgGAGAGGGGAGCCACATATCGGGGCAGAGCAATGGGCGggacccccaggccctggccaaAGCCGTGCAGGTTCACCAGGATACTCTGCGCACCATGTACTTCGCTTGA